Proteins encoded by one window of Ramlibacter tataouinensis:
- the recN gene encoding DNA repair protein RecN: protein MSLRRIALRDFVIVRELDLELGAGFTVLTGETGAGKSILVDALQLALGARADAGVVREGAARADISAEFDLAPGLQAWLEEAGFDAGDSLLLRRTVDSQGKSRGWINGGPATATQLRQAGELLVDIHGQHAWQSLTRADAVRALLDAYAGASDAAVQQAWQQWRAAQKALAQAREAQDTLQRERERLAWQIGEVDKLAPAADEWDELNADHTRLSHAQALLDAADAAVQALEGDEVGATSRLSQALALLQAQQHLEPQFEALAEVLASALAQAQDAAHSLHAWLRRTDLDPQRLAQLDERMALWLSLARRYKRGPAELPALLAGWKADLKKLDQAADLAALEAAEQDGARAYKAAATALSKARAKAAPRLAQAITQAMQGLGMQGGRFEVALEPLAQPAAFGLDDVAFLVAGHPGATPRPVGKVASGGELSRIALAIAVTTSRLGTAGTLIFDEVDAGVGGAVAETVGRLMKQLGRDRQVLAVTHLPQVAACADHHLVVSKRSDRAGTTSEVAAVNGEQRVAEVARMLGGERLSGTTLAHAKEMLGSAP from the coding sequence ATGAGCCTGCGGCGTATCGCACTGCGCGATTTCGTGATCGTGCGCGAACTGGACCTGGAGCTGGGCGCCGGCTTCACCGTGCTGACCGGCGAGACCGGCGCGGGCAAGTCCATCCTGGTCGATGCGCTGCAGCTGGCGCTGGGCGCGCGCGCCGACGCCGGCGTGGTGCGCGAGGGCGCGGCCCGCGCCGACATCAGCGCCGAGTTCGACCTTGCCCCCGGCCTGCAGGCCTGGCTGGAGGAAGCCGGCTTCGACGCCGGCGACAGCCTGCTGCTGCGCCGCACCGTCGACAGCCAGGGCAAGAGCCGCGGCTGGATCAACGGCGGCCCCGCCACCGCCACCCAGTTGCGCCAGGCCGGCGAGCTGCTGGTGGACATCCATGGCCAGCACGCCTGGCAAAGCCTGACGCGGGCCGACGCCGTGCGCGCGCTGCTCGACGCCTATGCCGGCGCATCCGACGCCGCCGTGCAGCAGGCCTGGCAGCAATGGCGCGCCGCGCAGAAGGCGCTGGCCCAGGCGCGCGAGGCGCAGGACACGCTCCAGCGCGAACGCGAGCGCCTGGCCTGGCAGATCGGCGAAGTCGACAAGCTGGCGCCGGCGGCCGACGAGTGGGACGAGCTGAATGCCGACCATACGCGCCTGTCGCACGCCCAGGCGCTGCTGGATGCCGCCGACGCCGCGGTGCAGGCGCTGGAGGGCGATGAAGTCGGCGCCACCAGCCGGCTCTCCCAGGCGCTGGCGCTGCTGCAGGCGCAGCAGCACCTGGAGCCGCAATTCGAGGCGCTGGCCGAAGTGCTGGCCTCGGCGCTGGCGCAGGCGCAGGATGCCGCGCATTCGTTGCACGCCTGGCTGCGCCGCACCGACCTGGATCCGCAGCGCCTGGCCCAGCTGGACGAGCGCATGGCGCTGTGGCTGTCGCTGGCGCGCCGCTACAAGCGCGGCCCGGCGGAACTGCCGGCCTTGCTGGCCGGCTGGAAGGCCGACCTGAAGAAGCTCGACCAGGCAGCGGATCTCGCCGCCCTGGAAGCGGCCGAGCAGGACGGCGCGCGCGCCTACAAGGCTGCGGCCACGGCCCTGTCGAAGGCGCGGGCCAAGGCGGCGCCCCGGCTGGCGCAGGCCATCACCCAGGCCATGCAGGGGCTGGGCATGCAGGGCGGCCGCTTCGAGGTGGCCCTGGAACCGCTGGCGCAACCGGCGGCCTTCGGGCTGGACGACGTCGCCTTCCTCGTCGCCGGGCACCCCGGCGCCACGCCGCGACCGGTGGGCAAGGTCGCTTCCGGCGGCGAACTCTCGCGCATCGCGCTGGCCATTGCCGTCACCACCAGCCGGCTGGGAACGGCCGGCACGCTGATCTTCGACGAGGTCGATGCGGGCGTGGGCGGTGCGGTGGCCGAGACGGTCGGGCGGCTGATGAAGCAGCTGGGCCGCGACCGGCAGGTGCTGGCGGTCACCCACCTGCCGCAGGTGGCCGCCTGCGCCGACCACCACCTGGTCGTGTCCAAGCGCAGCGACCGCGCCGGCACCACCAGCGAAGTCGCCGCGGTGAACGGCGAGCAGCGGGTGGCGGAAGTGGCCCGCATGCTGGGCGGCGAGCGGCTCTCGGGCACCACGCTGGCGCACGCCAAGGAAATGCTGGGCAGCGCGCCATGA
- a CDS encoding NAD kinase translates to MKPLFQRVALIGKYHAAAGGAAAAGNRAALEDIAHYLSDEGCDVALEHDTATTCGIVGYPMLDVAAIGDRCDLGLVVGGDGTMLGIGRQLARHGVPLIGINQGRLGFITDIRLDSYREVLGPMLRGEFEEDRRSLMLAQVMRDGHCVFKAQAMNDVVVNRGATSGMVELRIEVDGHFVASQRADGLIVATPTGSTAYALSAGGPMLHPGNPAFALVPIAPHTLSNRPIVIPDSVEIAIELVAGRDASANFDMQSLASLLHGDRILVKRSQHQVRFLHPRGWSYYDTLRQKLHWNEGGS, encoded by the coding sequence ATGAAGCCCCTGTTCCAGCGCGTCGCCCTGATCGGCAAGTACCACGCCGCCGCTGGCGGGGCCGCGGCCGCCGGGAACCGGGCCGCGCTGGAGGACATCGCCCACTACCTGTCGGACGAGGGCTGCGACGTGGCCCTCGAGCACGACACCGCCACCACGTGCGGAATCGTGGGCTATCCGATGCTGGACGTGGCGGCCATCGGCGACCGGTGCGACCTGGGCCTGGTGGTCGGAGGCGACGGCACGATGCTGGGCATCGGCCGGCAACTGGCCCGCCACGGCGTGCCGCTGATCGGCATCAACCAGGGGCGGCTGGGGTTCATCACCGACATCCGGCTGGACAGCTACCGCGAGGTGCTGGGCCCGATGCTGCGCGGCGAGTTCGAGGAAGACCGGCGCAGCCTGATGCTGGCCCAGGTGATGCGCGACGGCCATTGCGTGTTCAAGGCCCAGGCCATGAACGACGTGGTGGTCAACCGCGGCGCCACCTCCGGCATGGTGGAACTGCGCATCGAAGTCGACGGCCACTTCGTGGCCAGCCAGCGGGCCGACGGCCTGATCGTGGCCACGCCCACGGGCTCGACGGCGTATGCCCTGTCGGCCGGCGGGCCGATGCTGCACCCCGGCAACCCGGCCTTCGCGCTGGTGCCGATCGCCCCGCACACGCTGTCCAACCGCCCGATCGTCATCCCCGATTCGGTGGAAATCGCCATCGAGCTGGTCGCCGGTCGCGATGCCAGCGCCAATTTCGACATGCAGTCGCTGGCCTCGCTGCTGCACGGCGACCGCATCCTGGTCAAGCGCTCCCAGCACCAGGTGCGCTTCCTGCACCCGCGCGGCTGGAGCTACTACGACACGCTGCGCCAGAAGCTGCACTGGAACGAGGGCGGATCATGA
- the hrcA gene encoding heat-inducible transcriptional repressor HrcA: MLDDRAKLLLKALVERYIAEGQPVGSRTLSRASGLELSPATIRNVMSDLEQLGLIASPHTSAGRVPTARGYRLFVDTMMTVQREQFSAPSLPADQPQRVIANAAQLLSNLSHFVGVVVAPRRGSVFRHIEFLRLSERRYLVIIVSPDGDVQNRVVFTDTDYTQQQLVEAANFLNTHYAGLGIEQVRERLKTEVERLRGEIVQLMQTAVDASSEAFAQADEVVISGERNLLEVSDFSSDMSHLRKAFELFEQKTQLMRLLDISSQAEGVRIYIGGESQMVPIEELSVVSAPYEVDGQVVGTLGVIGPTRMPYDRMIQIVDITARLVSNALSHNKGSERG; encoded by the coding sequence ATGCTCGATGACCGTGCCAAGTTGTTGCTGAAAGCGCTGGTCGAGCGCTACATCGCCGAGGGGCAGCCGGTGGGCTCGCGCACCCTCTCGCGTGCCTCCGGGCTGGAGCTGTCGCCCGCGACCATCCGCAACGTGATGTCCGACCTGGAGCAGCTGGGCCTGATCGCCAGCCCGCACACCTCCGCCGGCCGGGTGCCCACCGCCCGCGGCTACCGCCTGTTCGTGGACACCATGATGACGGTGCAGCGCGAGCAGTTCTCCGCGCCCAGCCTGCCGGCCGACCAGCCGCAGCGCGTGATCGCCAACGCCGCCCAGCTGCTGTCCAACCTGTCGCACTTCGTCGGCGTGGTGGTGGCGCCGCGGCGCGGCTCGGTGTTCCGCCACATCGAGTTCCTGCGCCTGTCCGAGCGCCGCTACCTGGTCATCATCGTCTCGCCCGACGGCGACGTGCAGAACCGGGTCGTCTTCACCGACACCGACTACACCCAGCAGCAACTGGTGGAGGCGGCCAACTTCCTCAACACCCACTACGCCGGCCTGGGGATCGAGCAGGTGCGCGAGCGCCTGAAGACCGAGGTGGAGCGGCTGCGCGGCGAGATCGTCCAGCTGATGCAGACGGCGGTCGACGCCAGCTCCGAGGCCTTCGCCCAGGCGGACGAGGTCGTGATCTCCGGCGAGCGCAACCTGCTGGAGGTCTCGGACTTCTCCAGCGACATGTCGCACCTGCGCAAGGCGTTCGAGCTGTTCGAGCAGAAGACCCAGCTCATGCGGCTGCTCGACATCTCCAGCCAGGCCGAGGGCGTGCGCATCTACATCGGCGGCGAAAGCCAGATGGTGCCGATCGAGGAGCTGTCGGTCGTCAGCGCCCCGTACGAAGTGGACGGCCAGGTGGTCGGCACCCTGGGCGTGATCGGCCCGACCCGCATGCCCTACGACCGCATGATCCAGATCGTCGACATCACGGCCCGGCTGGTCAGCAACGCGCTGAGCCACAACAAGGGCAGCGAGCGCGGCTGA
- a CDS encoding tyrosine-type recombinase/integrase codes for MSPPVSALCPLPLRAGSLPTGELIELYMTHYSGRDTTRGHRLSWWKARVGHLALQDLSDDHIHVALQGLSQYNSRYFAGRDADHKPIFKARPKPVAPATLNRYAAALAAVLTWAIKKRIAPKHYVHPCRTIERQAENNERVRFLSDDERERLLKACQASGWDKLYLIVLMALTTGARKSDLTSLRWDNIDFERQQAYCGRSKNGDPRVLPLVAPVLALLRQHRGGDAALIFGSTRVPGIAFDFKDHWRRALAAARIRNFRFHDLRHSCASTLAQHGATLLEIADVLGHRQLQMTKRYSHLTTGHKAELIERVWGDLPAATPDS; via the coding sequence ATGAGCCCGCCGGTCTCGGCCTTGTGCCCGTTGCCGCTGCGCGCCGGCAGCTTGCCCACGGGCGAGCTGATCGAGCTGTACATGACCCACTACAGCGGCCGCGACACCACGCGTGGCCACCGCCTGAGCTGGTGGAAAGCGCGTGTGGGTCACCTCGCGCTGCAGGACCTCAGCGACGACCACATCCACGTCGCCCTGCAGGGGTTGTCGCAGTACAACAGCCGCTACTTCGCCGGCCGCGACGCCGACCACAAGCCCATTTTCAAGGCGCGGCCCAAGCCGGTGGCGCCGGCCACCCTCAACCGCTACGCCGCCGCGTTGGCGGCCGTCCTGACCTGGGCCATCAAAAAGCGCATTGCCCCCAAGCACTACGTGCACCCGTGCCGCACCATCGAGCGCCAGGCGGAGAACAACGAGCGCGTGCGGTTCCTTTCGGACGACGAGCGCGAGCGGCTGCTCAAGGCCTGCCAGGCCTCGGGTTGGGACAAGCTGTACCTGATCGTGCTGATGGCGCTGACCACCGGCGCGCGCAAGAGCGACCTGACCAGCCTGCGCTGGGACAACATCGACTTCGAGCGCCAGCAGGCTTACTGCGGCCGCAGCAAGAATGGCGACCCGCGCGTGCTGCCGCTGGTCGCCCCGGTGCTGGCGCTGCTGCGCCAGCACCGCGGCGGCGACGCCGCGCTGATCTTCGGGTCCACCCGAGTGCCGGGCATCGCCTTCGATTTCAAGGACCACTGGAGGCGCGCGCTGGCGGCTGCGCGCATCCGCAATTTCCGCTTCCACGACCTGCGCCACAGCTGTGCCTCCACGCTCGCGCAGCACGGCGCCACGCTGCTGGAAATCGCGGACGTGCTGGGGCACCGGCAGCTGCAGATGACCAAGCGCTACAGCCACTTGACCACTGGGCACAAGGCTGAGCTGATCGAACGGGTCTGGGGCGACCTGCCGGCCGCGACGCCTGACTCGTGA